One Motacilla alba alba isolate MOTALB_02 chromosome 15, Motacilla_alba_V1.0_pri, whole genome shotgun sequence DNA segment encodes these proteins:
- the LOC119707260 gene encoding T-box-containing protein TBX6L: protein MQVLPDVKAPCEALPSPSLEPFPQSSIVVTLEDMGLWMKFHQIGTEMIITKSGRRMFPQCKIKVSGLIPYAKYLMLVDFVPIDNFRYKWNKDQWEVAGKAEPQLPCRTYVHPDSPAPGSHWMKEPVSFQKLKLTNNTLDQHGHIILHSMHRYKPRFHIVQADDLFSVRWSIFQVFSFPETVFTSVTAYQNEQITKLKIDNNPFAKGFREHGKNTRREGRAKCQKPSPAKSQKRKLPEEKEPAAEERDFEKDENVDVKEESNPVVVSSGYPFWGSEQNSSQAFPAASPGPADQREALAREQQVPTPSYHTYRFHEAGDSQQLPSRDTATLNDFRARCHALDLAMVPEHDSKQLPEGFTNLPPLPPPLPPPQDYTGVVNMALDSVGKAGARAPMYSPYGTEQGLGQWVVPSHSQYRAMSYSAFSTEYNTQGTPGHAHGTVAEWSQYPLFPYACW from the exons ATGCAAGTTTTACCAG ACGTGAAAGCGCCCTGTGAGgcccttccttcccccagcctggagcccttcccacagagctccaTCGTGGTCACCCTCGAGGACATGGGGCTCTGGATGAAGTTTCACCAGATAGGAACTGAGATGATCATCACCAAATCTGGCAG ACGAATGTTTCCTCAATGCAAAATCAAAGTCTCTGGCTTAATCCCGTATGCCAAGTACCTCATGCTGGTAGATTTTGTGCCAATAGATAACTTCAGGTACAAG TGGAATAAAGATCAGTGGGAAgttgctggaaaagcagaaccCCAGCTCCCTTGTCGCACCTATGTCCACCCAgattccccagctcctggcagccacTGGATGAAAGAACCCGTCTCCTTCCAAAAACTGAAGCTCACTAACAACACTCTGGATCAACATGGGCAC ATCATCCTGCACTCCATGCACCGTTACAAGCCACGCTTCCACATCGTGCAGGCCGATGACCTCTTCAGTGTCCGCTGGAGCATCTTCCAGGTGTTCAGCTTCCCTGAGACTGTCTTCACCTCTGTCACTGCCTACCAGAACGAGCAG ATTACAAAGCTCAAGATTGACAACAATCCATTTGCTAAAGGTTTCCGTGAACATGGGAAGAACACTCGAAG GGAAGGACGAGCCAAATGCCAGAAGCCCAGTCCAGCCAAGAGCCAGAAGAGGAAACTGCCTGAGGaaaaggagcctgctgctgagGAACGTG ATTTTGAGAAGGATGAGAATGTAGACGTGAAGGAAGAGAGTAACCCTGTGGTGGTGAGCAGTGGCTATCCCTTCTGGGGCTCGGAGCAGAACAGCAGCCAGGCCTTCCCTGCGGCCTCGCCAGGGCCTGCTGACCAGAGGGAGGCTCtggccagagagcagcaggtgcCAACGCCGTCCTACCACACGTACCG GTTCCACGaagctggggacagccagcagcttcccagccgTGACACCGCGACCTTGAACGATTTCCGGGCAAGGTGCCACGCCTTGGATCTTGCCATGGTGCCTGAGCACGACTCCAAACAGCTCCCAGAGGGCTTCACCAACCTGCCCCCACTGCCCccacctctgcctcctccccagGACTACACAGGAGTGGTGAACATGGCTCTGGACTCTGTGGGGAAAGCCGGGGCCCGGGCGCCCATGTACAGTCCCTATGGCACCgagcagggcctggggcagTGGGTGGTGCCTTCCCACAGCCAGTACAGGGCAATGAGCTACTCGGCCTTCTCCACGGAGTACAACACACAAGGAACTCCAGGACATGCCCATGGCACCGTGGCAGAGTGGAGCCAGTACCCTCTGTTCCCCTACGCCTGCTGGTGA